The genome window ATATGACTTAAGTGATAATATTAGTGTATgtttaaggattaaaatgatagtaaataattaagtttaaagaCTTAATGAAACAAATTACTGAAGTAACAGTGAATCTCAATTTCAATAACTATAATGACCAACTTTGTCCTAAACATCTCACTCATTTTTTGTGACCGTGTTTGCATTGATGCATTCGTTTATTTCGCCTCAGTGCTATTTGTGTTAAATAGCAGTGCTAGTCTTATTGAATAGAAAAGTATTTATAACTTGTTCGATTCGGCATCTATCCAGTATCCACAAAGGATATGTGTCAAACGAAAAGCTAATAGTGCCAATTCATGTCGCACAAATTTTGCATATAAAGCCAACAACTTTTGATTTCcattaaagtttttatttttattttttaattcaatatttgTCCACTAATACATAAACATGTGGATTTTGTATTCGCTATACGCAAAAAAGGTTTCTTACGTATACCATCtttgtttttaatatgtattattttttgaactgtttttcttcataaaaagcctaaaaaagctaacaaaaataaaaggttaCCGAACACATGTCAATCGAAACAAAGCCAGATTATACACTTACATGAGCATCCTTATTGAGGCGGAATTAAGAATGAACTTTAAGCTTTGTGTTTGATCACATTTGTTATCCTAAGGATAAGAGctattgcacaaaattaaatcgTTAATTAATGTGGGTAGCTACAGCTACATATCTAAATAAAAGCTCGTTATGGCTTTAGACATAGTAGCATAATTTTGGACAAACAAGCTGAGTTAATACCTGTGGTTCACCTAATTAATGATCGGAATAAAATCACACATACCGTTTCATTACCTGTCACTCctattaaaatgtttaaaatgtgATAcgagtaaaaaaattacaatcagTGGAGAGTGATATTAAACAAGTGTCCCTTTTTAATTAGGGGACAGGTAAGGAGTTAAGATATCTCACTCATTGGCACTGCAGAGTACAGAGCTATAAGCGTCattaattattacacacaaTGCACAGACTTTGACTTTGATATATTTTGTCATTGATAGTAGTGATGGATAATTAATGCATGTTAGTTGATTGAAAGTAGAGTAAAAGTAGGGCGTTCTTTTGTATTAATTGATTGTGCTAAACCATATCATGTTGACCCATCTATGCAGGTGGTTTATGCCTGTTAATGTTGGACTTACCTTCTTAATTGGAGGGATTATAGGATGGATACTTGTAAAATTACTGAAGCCTAATTTGAAAGTGGAAGGTCTTATTATTGCTGCATGTTCATCAGGTAGCATAGCATCAAAGTTATAGTTACTTAGTATGCTCAACAAGAGTAAAATTTGAAGGAATGGATGCATCATGCATGCCTTAAATCTTAATACATTGTAAAATTTATGCCACCATCCCCATCCATTCCTTCAATTTTCACTCCTACCAATCCGTGTCTTAATTTTATTAGCAAAACCTTCATCTAAAAATGTACTTATTTCATGAATGCTTCTTTGATCAGGAAATATGGGTAACCTTCCTATTGTAATCATCCCTGCTATCTGTGATGAGAAAGGAGGCCCATTTGGTGCACGTGATATTTGCCGCAATAATGCACTCTCTTATGCATCTTTCTCTATGGCCGTAAGACATCctatttacatttaaaatattagcTTATAGCATACTATTGTGTAGATTATCTTATTAACTCGCTTGTTTTGTTAATTGTAGCTTGGTGGCATCTTCATTTGGACCTACACATACCAGACGGTAAAAAGCAGATCTTTGAAATTTAAGGCACTCGAGGCTGCTGAGATTGTAaaggttcccaacaaagatTTTGATGCTAATGCTGAAACTCACCTTCTCAAGGATAATGACAGTGAAGACACAACAATAGAAGTGCCGACATCGACTTATATTGGTGACACTGAAAACCAAATTGTAAGACCTTGACAACCCACTACACTATGGCTATACTTGTTTCAGTAGGAaggttttcaaaattaaaattagtatgcATTTACTCGGTGTTGGCGTGTTAGTTTAATGAAGTGCTGCTCATTTACCCTTCACCCCATCAAAATTTATCCATATGAAAGTGATTATTCACACAGTTAACAATGTAagaaattaacaataataagtATAATCCTAtcccattatatatatatatagccccTAATAAGTATAATCTTATTTTTCACCTGCTCAAAGCATGCATATAGCCCCTAATATATCAAACATTCTCAACTACAACTAGTTACTAAAAGGGATGTGAATTTTTAGATTGTAGACCAAGATCAGTCCAATGTATCGAAAAAGACAGAATCATCTTGGCATAGAATGGTAGAAGTTATGAGCCATCTTCTGGCAGAATTAGTGTCACCACCGGCAATTGCAacagtgagtttttttttttttttttctgctttccTTTCTGTTTTCTTTGCTAGATTTGTTTCTTGGTTTTTAATCTCTAGTTTGTACTACATCAATGCAATTTGACATTCATCTACTTCCATATTCCATGATCAGTTTTTTGGTTTCCTCTTTGGTGCGGTTGCATGGCTAAGGAACCTAATAATAGGAGACAATGCTCCACTGCGAGTCATCCAAGACTCTCTTCAGTTGCTAGGGTATGCATCTTTGCTCATGAAACCAAATTGTTCTCCAGTGTCTATTTCTTTTCCAACCACACAGTTATCTGATTGAACTCATTGCTTTGCAGGAATGGGACCATTCCTTGCATCACCCTTTTGCTTGGTGGTAACCTCACTCAAGGTATCTAAAATCCTAGcggctatttttttttaccaatttcgTGGGCTTAGCTAACTTTTTCATGAAATTGCAGGCTTGAAATCATCAAGTGTCAAACCGTTGACCCTCACTAGCATCATCATAGCTCGACTTTTCTTACTACCTGTTATTGGATTGTTTATTGTAAGAGCAGCAGCAAATTTGGGCTTACTCCCTGTTGATCCTTTATTCCAATATGTGCTGGTTATGCAGTATGCCATGCCACCAGCTATGAATATTAGTAAGTGATACAATCCATTCCATATTTCCCATTCACTTGATATTTCATTAGCCATAGATTCCTTATTGtcaaaatttaatgatattattatgCAGGTACCGTGGCTCAGCTGTTTGAAGTAGGAAATGAAGAGTGTTCAGTTATTCTCTTGTGGACATATACTGCTGCAGCCATAGCACTCACTGCCTGGTCAACATTCCTCTTGTGGCTATTATCTTAAGGCGTCTTTAGTTTCTGATTTCACTGGCTAAACTCTTCTATACAGAACCATATATAATGGTTGTGTGACTGACAATGTCATACAACAATTTTCTTTCACCACTTTTGTTCTATTCAAGGACATATAATGAAAGAAGCTAGAATGGTATGTTTACGATTGAGTGAAATTTTGGCAATGCGTGCTGTCATATCAACCCATGCCACCCAACAAATAAGTTAGGAGACTGAAGTGATTATTGGCTTTCTTGTCCCC of Glycine soja cultivar W05 chromosome 1, ASM419377v2, whole genome shotgun sequence contains these proteins:
- the LOC114419046 gene encoding protein PIN-LIKES 7-like — encoded protein: MGFLELLEVASLPVIQVLLISALGALMATQYFDNLLSPDIRKALNKIVFLIFTPSLVFSSFAKSVSLDDMISWWFMPVNVGLTFLIGGIIGWILVKLLKPNLKVEGLIIAACSSGNMGNLPIVIIPAICDEKGGPFGARDICRNNALSYASFSMALGGIFIWTYTYQTVKSRSLKFKALEAAEIVKVPNKDFDANAETHLLKDNDSEDTTIEVPTSTYIGDTENQIIVDQDQSNVSKKTESSWHRMVEVMSHLLAELVSPPAIATFFGFLFGAVAWLRNLIIGDNAPLRVIQDSLQLLGNGTIPCITLLLGGNLTQGLKSSSVKPLTLTSIIIARLFLLPVIGLFIVRAAANLGLLPVDPLFQYVLVMQYAMPPAMNISTVAQLFEVGNEECSVILLWTYTAAAIALTAWSTFLLWLLS